A DNA window from Streptomyces sp. CA-278952 contains the following coding sequences:
- a CDS encoding bifunctional methylenetetrahydrofolate dehydrogenase/methenyltetrahydrofolate cyclohydrolase, with the protein MTAQILDGKATAAAIKSDLTVRVAALKAQGITPGLGTLLVGDDPGSRWYVNGKHRDCAQVGIGSIQRELPDTATQEEIEDVVRELNANPECTGYIVQLPLPKGIDTNRILELMDPEKDADGLHPMSLGRLVLNETGPLPCTPQGVVQLLRAHGVEINGAHVVVVGRGVTIGRSIPLLLTRKSENATVTQCHTGTRDLSSHLRQADIIVAAAGVQHLIKPEDVKPGAAVLDVGVSRDADGKIVGDVHPGVREVAAWVAPNPGGVGPMTRAQLLVNVVEAAERAAAEAADSAATG; encoded by the coding sequence ATGACTGCCCAGATTCTCGATGGCAAGGCCACCGCTGCCGCGATCAAATCCGATCTGACCGTCCGTGTGGCGGCCCTCAAGGCCCAGGGGATCACTCCCGGCCTCGGAACCCTGCTCGTCGGGGACGACCCGGGCAGCCGGTGGTACGTCAACGGCAAGCACCGTGACTGCGCCCAGGTCGGCATCGGCTCCATCCAGCGCGAACTCCCCGACACCGCCACGCAGGAGGAGATCGAGGACGTCGTCCGTGAGCTCAACGCCAACCCCGAATGCACCGGCTACATCGTCCAGCTGCCGCTGCCCAAGGGCATCGACACGAACCGGATCCTGGAGCTGATGGACCCGGAGAAGGACGCCGACGGGCTGCACCCGATGAGCCTCGGCCGCCTCGTCCTCAACGAGACCGGCCCGCTGCCCTGCACCCCGCAGGGCGTCGTGCAGCTGCTGCGCGCGCACGGCGTGGAGATCAACGGGGCGCACGTCGTGGTCGTCGGACGCGGTGTCACCATCGGCCGGTCGATCCCGCTGCTGCTGACCCGCAAGTCGGAGAACGCCACGGTGACCCAGTGCCACACCGGCACCCGGGACCTCTCCTCCCACCTGCGGCAGGCCGACATCATCGTCGCCGCCGCCGGGGTGCAGCACCTGATCAAGCCGGAGGACGTGAAGCCGGGCGCGGCCGTGCTCGACGTCGGCGTCAGCCGGGACGCTGACGGCAAGATCGTCGGCGATGTGCACCCGGGGGTCCGTGAGGTGGCCGCCTGGGTCGCCCCGAACCCCGGGGGCGTCGGCCCGATGACCCGCGCGCAGCTGCTGGTCAACGTGGTCGAGGCCGCCGAGCGGGCCGCCGCCGAGGCCGCCGACTCCGCCGCAACGGGCTGA
- a CDS encoding RDD family protein — MSFGDPNNPYGQQPGQPPQGPPQGQPGYGYPQQAPQGVPPQGYGYPQQQPGYPQQPGYPQQPGQPYGGGYPQQPGQGGMPELAHWGLRFGGTIIDGIIIFIPYVVFFAIGGAMGDSAGGVMVMIGALLALGLGIWQLYQEGTTGQTIGKKAVGIRLLREADGRPLGFGMAFVRRLAHILDSPCYIGFLWPLWDAKKQTFADKVCSSVVVKAV; from the coding sequence ATGAGCTTCGGCGACCCGAACAACCCGTATGGGCAGCAGCCCGGCCAGCCGCCCCAGGGCCCGCCGCAGGGACAGCCCGGTTACGGCTACCCGCAGCAGGCTCCGCAGGGTGTCCCGCCGCAGGGCTACGGCTACCCGCAGCAGCAGCCGGGGTACCCCCAGCAGCCCGGTTATCCGCAGCAGCCCGGCCAGCCCTACGGCGGCGGCTACCCGCAGCAGCCCGGCCAGGGCGGCATGCCGGAGCTGGCCCACTGGGGGCTGCGGTTCGGCGGGACCATCATCGACGGGATCATCATCTTCATCCCGTACGTCGTCTTCTTCGCCATCGGCGGCGCCATGGGCGACTCGGCCGGCGGCGTGATGGTCATGATCGGCGCCCTCCTGGCGCTCGGTCTCGGTATCTGGCAGCTGTACCAGGAGGGCACCACCGGTCAGACGATCGGCAAGAAGGCCGTGGGCATCCGCCTGCTGCGCGAGGCCGACGGCCGCCCGCTGGGTTTCGGCATGGCCTTCGTGCGCCGTCTGGCCCACATCCTCGACTCCCCCTGCTACATCGGCTTCCTGTGGCCGCTGTGGGATGCGAAGAAGCAGACGTTCGCGGACAAGGTCTGCTCGTCGGTGGTCGTCAAGGCCGTCTGA
- a CDS encoding DUF2079 domain-containing protein, whose translation MLELNKSGTDRSGPGRLPAQGPGPDPAPDARPADGSPSTGKATSERVPLRPYLVAGAILCALYFLYAYFQYSRFGSPSWDLGIFEQEVRAYAGFDAPVVDIKGPGYLILGDHFSPIVALLAPLYWLWPSAESLLFAQAALFALGAVIVGRTAQQLLGGRSGLCVTVAYGLSWGIQEAVKADFHEIAFAVPLLALVCRALLLKRYTAALLWSLPLVLVKEDLGATVAVVGFLLFVYGRRLQGALLAAFGVAAFVVTLTVLIPAASSAGTYDYWKKIDKNGEQDVSMLDSVLGVLDSSVKIEMLVFLIGITAFMALRSPLTLLIVPTLGWRLLSQDSNHWGMVWHYSAILMPVLFLALADGVRRSRGSHRPWLASYAKVAVPVAAAIAVAMTQHLPLRDLLRPETYRTDDARSQAARAALDAIPAGARVETDITLMAHLTSDRTVYWVGGAPGTAPDIVAINLDFGWSRPIQDPVAYAQQLHPEASYRLKHRGGSFVVMERTSPEPAEIPGARGD comes from the coding sequence GTGCTTGAGCTGAACAAGAGTGGAACGGACCGGTCGGGACCGGGACGCCTGCCCGCCCAGGGCCCGGGGCCGGACCCCGCCCCGGACGCCCGCCCGGCGGACGGCTCCCCGAGTACGGGGAAGGCCACCTCCGAACGTGTACCCCTGCGCCCGTACCTCGTCGCCGGCGCGATCCTGTGCGCGCTCTACTTCCTCTACGCGTACTTCCAGTACAGCCGCTTCGGCTCACCCTCCTGGGACCTGGGGATCTTCGAGCAGGAGGTCCGGGCGTACGCCGGGTTCGACGCCCCGGTCGTCGACATCAAGGGCCCCGGCTATCTGATCCTCGGCGACCACTTCTCCCCGATCGTGGCGCTGCTGGCCCCGCTGTACTGGCTCTGGCCGTCGGCCGAGTCCCTGCTCTTCGCGCAGGCCGCGCTGTTCGCGCTGGGGGCGGTCATCGTCGGCCGCACCGCCCAGCAGCTCCTCGGCGGGCGCTCGGGGCTCTGCGTCACCGTCGCGTACGGACTCTCCTGGGGCATCCAGGAAGCGGTGAAGGCCGACTTCCACGAGATCGCGTTCGCCGTACCGCTGCTGGCCCTCGTCTGCCGGGCCCTGCTCCTGAAGCGGTACACGGCCGCCCTCCTGTGGTCGCTCCCCCTGGTCCTGGTCAAGGAGGACCTGGGCGCCACCGTGGCGGTCGTCGGCTTCCTGCTCTTCGTGTACGGCCGCCGCCTCCAGGGCGCGCTGCTCGCCGCCTTCGGGGTCGCCGCCTTCGTCGTCACGCTCACGGTCCTCATCCCGGCGGCCAGCAGCGCGGGCACCTACGACTACTGGAAGAAGATCGACAAGAACGGCGAGCAGGACGTCTCGATGCTGGACTCCGTCCTCGGCGTCCTCGACTCCTCCGTCAAGATCGAGATGCTGGTCTTCCTGATCGGCATTACCGCGTTCATGGCGCTGCGTTCACCGCTGACGCTGCTGATCGTTCCCACGCTCGGCTGGCGGCTCCTCTCGCAGGACAGCAACCACTGGGGCATGGTCTGGCACTACAGCGCGATCCTCATGCCGGTGCTCTTCCTCGCGCTGGCCGACGGCGTCCGCCGCAGCCGCGGCTCGCACCGCCCCTGGCTCGCCTCGTACGCGAAGGTCGCCGTGCCCGTCGCCGCCGCGATCGCCGTCGCGATGACCCAGCACCTGCCGCTGCGCGACCTGCTGCGCCCGGAGACCTACCGCACCGACGACGCCCGCAGCCAGGCGGCCCGGGCGGCGCTCGACGCCATCCCGGCCGGGGCGCGGGTCGAGACGGACATCACGCTGATGGCCCACCTCACCTCCGACCGCACCGTCTACTGGGTCGGCGGAGCCCCGGGCACCGCACCCGACATCGTCGCCATCAACCTGGACTTCGGCTGGTCCCGCCCGATCCAGGACCCGGTGGCGTACGCCCAGCAGCTGCACCCCGAGGCGTCCTACCGGCTCAAGCACCGGGGCGGCAGCTTCGTGGTGATGGAGCGCACGTCACCGGAGCCGGCGGAGATCCCGGGCGCCCGGGGCGACTGA
- the purH gene encoding bifunctional phosphoribosylaminoimidazolecarboxamide formyltransferase/IMP cyclohydrolase: MSVNKPIRRALVSVYDKTGLEDLARGLHEAGVELVSTGSTAGRIAAAGVPVTKVEELTGFPECLDGRVKTLHPRVHAGILADLRLDSHREQLAELGVEPFDLVVVNLYPFKETVASGASDDECVEQIDIGGPSMVRAAAKNHPSVAVVTSPERYADVLAAVKAGGFDLTARARLAGEAFQHTAAYDVAVASWFADDYAAADASGLPEFLGDTYTRKNVLRYGENPHQPAALYTSGDGGLAEAEQLHGKEMSFNNYTDTDAARRAAYDHAEPCVAIIKHANPCGIAIADDVATAHRNAHACDPASAFGGIIAVNRPVTVEMAEQVAEIFTEVIVAPAYEDGAVEVLARKKNIRVLLAPEAPATAFEVKAIDGGALLQVADRLQADGDDPANWTLATGDALSEAELKELAFAWKASRAVKSNAILLAKGGASVGVGMGQVNRVDSAKLAVERAGAERAAGSYAASDAFFPFPDGLEILTAAGVKAVAQPGGSVRDELVIEAAKKAGVTMYFTGTRHFFH, from the coding sequence ATGTCGGTGAATAAGCCCATCCGCCGCGCCCTGGTCAGTGTCTACGACAAGACGGGGCTCGAAGACCTCGCCCGCGGTCTGCACGAGGCGGGCGTCGAACTCGTCTCCACCGGCTCCACCGCCGGGAGGATCGCCGCCGCCGGAGTGCCGGTCACCAAGGTCGAGGAGCTCACCGGCTTCCCCGAGTGCCTGGACGGCCGCGTCAAGACGCTGCACCCCCGCGTCCACGCCGGCATCCTCGCCGACCTCCGTCTCGACTCCCACCGCGAGCAGCTCGCCGAGCTCGGCGTCGAGCCGTTCGACCTGGTCGTGGTGAACCTCTACCCGTTCAAGGAGACCGTCGCCTCGGGCGCCTCCGACGACGAGTGCGTCGAGCAGATCGACATCGGCGGCCCCTCGATGGTCCGCGCCGCCGCCAAGAACCACCCCTCGGTCGCCGTCGTCACCAGCCCCGAGCGGTACGCCGACGTCCTCGCCGCCGTCAAGGCCGGCGGCTTCGACCTGACCGCCCGCGCGCGCCTCGCCGGCGAGGCGTTCCAGCACACCGCCGCCTACGACGTGGCCGTCGCCTCCTGGTTCGCGGACGACTACGCGGCCGCCGACGCCTCGGGCCTTCCCGAGTTCCTCGGCGACACCTACACGCGCAAGAACGTCCTGCGCTACGGCGAGAACCCGCACCAGCCCGCCGCGCTCTACACCTCCGGCGACGGCGGTCTCGCCGAGGCCGAGCAGCTGCACGGCAAGGAGATGTCCTTCAACAACTACACGGACACCGACGCCGCCCGCCGAGCCGCCTACGACCACGCCGAGCCGTGCGTCGCGATCATCAAGCACGCCAACCCGTGCGGCATCGCCATCGCCGACGACGTCGCCACGGCGCACCGCAACGCGCACGCCTGCGACCCGGCCTCGGCCTTCGGCGGGATCATCGCCGTCAACCGTCCGGTGACCGTCGAGATGGCCGAGCAGGTCGCGGAGATCTTCACCGAGGTCATCGTCGCCCCGGCGTACGAGGACGGCGCCGTCGAGGTGCTGGCCCGCAAGAAGAACATCCGGGTGCTGCTCGCCCCCGAGGCCCCGGCCACGGCGTTCGAGGTCAAGGCCATCGACGGCGGCGCGCTGCTCCAGGTGGCCGACCGCCTCCAGGCCGACGGTGACGACCCGGCCAACTGGACGCTCGCCACCGGCGACGCGCTCTCCGAGGCCGAGCTGAAGGAGCTGGCCTTCGCCTGGAAGGCGAGCCGCGCCGTCAAGTCCAACGCGATCCTGCTCGCCAAGGGCGGCGCCTCGGTCGGCGTCGGCATGGGCCAGGTGAACCGGGTCGACTCCGCGAAGCTCGCCGTCGAGCGGGCGGGCGCGGAGCGGGCAGCCGGTTCGTACGCCGCGTCCGACGCCTTCTTCCCGTTCCCCGACGGTCTGGAGATCCTCACGGCCGCCGGCGTCAAGGCCGTCGCCCAGCCCGGCGGGTCCGTCCGCGACGAGCTGGTGATCGAGGCCGCGAAGAAGGCCGGCGTGACCATGTACTTCACGGGCACGCGCCACTTCTTCCACTGA
- the purN gene encoding phosphoribosylglycinamide formyltransferase, which produces MASPPPSASPARLVVLVSGSGTNLQALLDAIGDDPAAYGARIVAVGADRDGTGGVERAERAGIPTFVCKLKDHATRAEWDEALAAQVAAHRPDLVVSAGFMKIVGPAFLAAFGGRTVNTHPALLPGFPGAHGVRDALAYGVKVTGCTVHFVDDGVDTGPIIAQGVVEVTEEDTPEGESALHERIKEVERSLLVEAVGRIARDGYRIEGRKVHLGHVGE; this is translated from the coding sequence GTGGCCTCCCCGCCCCCCTCCGCCTCTCCTGCCCGGCTGGTCGTGCTGGTCTCCGGATCCGGTACGAACCTCCAGGCACTGCTCGACGCCATCGGCGACGACCCGGCGGCGTACGGGGCACGGATCGTCGCCGTCGGTGCGGACCGTGACGGGACCGGTGGCGTGGAGCGCGCGGAGCGGGCCGGAATCCCCACGTTCGTGTGCAAGCTCAAGGACCACGCGACCCGCGCAGAGTGGGACGAGGCGCTCGCCGCACAGGTCGCCGCGCACCGCCCGGACCTCGTCGTCTCCGCCGGTTTCATGAAGATCGTCGGTCCGGCGTTCCTCGCCGCGTTCGGCGGCCGGACCGTCAACACCCACCCCGCCCTGCTGCCCGGGTTCCCCGGCGCCCACGGAGTGCGTGACGCACTCGCGTACGGCGTCAAGGTCACGGGCTGCACCGTCCACTTCGTCGACGACGGCGTCGACACCGGTCCGATCATCGCGCAGGGCGTGGTCGAGGTGACCGAGGAGGACACCCCGGAGGGCGAATCCGCCCTTCACGAACGCATCAAGGAAGTCGAGCGCTCGCTGCTCGTCGAGGCCGTGGGGCGGATCGCCCGTGACGGCTATCGCATTGAGGGACGAAAGGTTCATCTCGGTCATGTCGGTGAATAA